One Solanum lycopersicum chromosome 4, SLM_r2.1 DNA window includes the following coding sequences:
- the LOC101257762 gene encoding U-box domain-containing protein 35-like, producing MFSKLKLLKKDKMWLPNSRGSPGCKKGNGNGTGVVAIAIDKDKGSQYAIKWATDNLVKRGQTLVLIHVVTKPIASQYGNCGGVHVVDGNLSPHGQNLEKQTKELFLTFHCFCTRKDIRCLDVILEDADVPKALTEYLSSAAIQNLVLGASRHGFIRRLKVTDIPSSVSKGAPDFCTVYVISKSKISSVKNASRPASMESPLYKQIQQLEEHVHSGGYTPTATNRAIHIGSVGDRSQRRSFVSDDSRKVGSPFDRRRVIPSRIFSDLSEADTDLSFVSSGRPSTDRTSSLMYDGMDSGRISQISTSSDSSFGSERLGARGSELSSFNDFSLPSFETDDGEAEMRRLKMELQRTMDLYSTACKEALTAKQKSVELNLWRVEEEKRLEEARLAEEAAKVTAEKERDKYRVAMETAEAAQRLAELESKRRVDAEMQAHKEAEEREKAMMNLGQVDFRYRRYNIEEIEEATHFFSDSLKVGEGGYGPVYKCYLDHTPVAIKVLRPDAAQGRSQFQQEVEVLSRMRHPNMVLLLGACPEYGCLIYEYMANGSLEERLMRRGDKKSALSWQLRFRIAAEIATGLLFLHQTKPEPLVHRDLKPGNILLDHNFVTKISDVGLSRLIPPSTTEEVTQYRMTSAAGTFCYIDPEYQQTGMLGVKSDVYSLGILLLQLITAKQAMGITHYVSRCIEKGEELIEILDPSISDWPIEETLNFAKLALQCAELRRKDRPDLGKIVLPELSRLRALAEENMGPLVIGGSACPSPSHSQASTSQEMSSEPQANSGLSIKSVSQEKQSGSGDE from the exons ATGTTTAGTaagttgaaattattgaaaaagGATAAAATGTGGCTCCCAAATAGTAGGGGAAGCCCTGGATGCAAAAAGGGTAATGGAAATGGGACAGGAGTAGTTGCAATTGCTATTGATAAAGATAAAGGAAGCCAATATGCAATAAAATGGGCTACTGATAATTTGGTTAAGAGAGGACAAACTCTTGTTCTTATTCATGTTGTCACCAAGCCTATTGCTTCACAAT ATGGAAACTGTGGTGGCGTTCATGTTGTAGATGGAAATTTATCTCCACATGGCCAAAACCTTGAGAAACAAACCAAAGAATTGTTTCTTACTTTCCATTGTTTTTGTACACGTAAAGAT aTTCGTTGCTTGGATGTTATACTTGAAGATGCAGATGTGCCAAAAGCACTAACAGAATATTTATCTAGTGCTGCCATTCAAAATTTGGTTCTTGGAGCATCTAGGCATGGGTTTATCAG ACGGTTGAAGGTTACAGATATACCAAGCAGTGTATCAAAGGGAGCACCAGATTTCTGTACTGTTTATGTCATCTCAAAGTCAAAGATCTCTTCTGTGAAAAATGCTTCTCGCCCGGCCTCTATGGAATCGCCTCTTTATAAACAAATACAGCAATTGGAAGAACATGTTCATAGTGGTGGTTATACCCCTACTGCAACTAACAGGGCTATCCATA TTGGATCAGTAGGTGACAGGTCTCAACGACGATCATTCGTATCTGATGACAGCAGAAAAGTTGG GTCCCCGTTTGATAGACGAAGAGTCATCCCTTCAAGGATCTTTTCTGACCTTTCTGAAGCGGATACTGATTTATCATTCGTCAGCTCTGGTAGGCCAAGCACTGATCGTACATCTTCCTTGATGTATGATGGCATGGATTCTGGCCGTATTTCACAAATATCAACGAGTTCAGATAGTAGCTTTGGCTCGGAGCGCTTGGGAGCTAGGGGGAGTGAGCTCAGCTCTTTCAATGACTTCTCATTACCCTCATTTGAGACT GACGATGGAGAGGCGGAAATGAGAAGGCTAAAGATGGAGCTTCAGAGGACAATGGACTTGTACAGTACAGCATGCAAAGAAGCACTGACAGCAAAACAGAAG TCAGTGGAGCTCAATCTATGGCGGgtggaagaagaaaagagattgGAGGAGGCGCGGCTTGCAGAGGAAGCTGCAAAGGTAACAGCAGAAAAGGAAAGAGATAAATATAGGGTTGCCATGGAAACTGCTGAAGCAGCTCAAAGACTTGCAGAACTTGAATCAAAAAGAAGAGTAGATGCTGAAATGCAAGCCCATAAAGAAGCAGAAGAGAGGGAGAAAGCAATGATGAACTTAGGTCAAGTTGATTTTAGATATAGGAGGTACAACattgaagaaattgaagaggcAACACATTTTTTCTCTGATTCTCTCAAGGTTGGAGAAGGAGGATATGGTCCTGTCTACAAATGTTATCTTGATCACACACCAGTAGCAATTAAGGTCTTACGTCCAGACGCGGCACAAGGAAGATCTCAATTTCAGCAAGAG GTTGAAGTCCTGAGTCGTATGAGGCATCCTAATATGGTACTACTTCTTGGAGCTTGCCCAGAATATGGTTGTTTGATATATGAGTACATGGCAAATGGAAGCTTAGAGGAACGTCTCATGCGACGTGGAGATAAAAAATCAGCACTGTCATGGCAGCTAAGATTTCGTATTGCAGCGGAGATTGCCACTGGCTTGCTGTTTCTTCACCAGACCAAGCCAGAACCTCTGGTGCACCGTGACCTCAAACCTGGAAACATTCTGCTTGACCATAATTTTGTAACCAAGATTAGTGATGTTGGACTATCAAGGCTTATCCCTCCTTCTACGACTGAAGAGGTAACACAATACCGGATGACATCTGCAGCTGGCACATTTTGCTATATTGATCCAGAGTATCAACAAACAGGCATGCTTGGGGTTAAATCAGATGTTTATTCCTTAGGAATTCTTCTTCTGCAATTGATAACAGCCAAGCAAGCAATGGGCATAACTCATTATGTTTCTCGATGCATTGAGAAGGGGGAAGAGCTTATAGAGATACTAGATCCTTCGATTTCTGATTGGCCAATTGAAGAGACCTTGAATTTTGCAAAGCTAGCACTCCAATGTGCAGAACTGAGGCGGAAGGATCGGCCAGACCTGGGAAAAATCGTCTTACCTGAGCTTAGTCGATTGAGAGCATTGGCCGAAGAAAATATGGGTCCCTTAGTGATAGGTGGAAGTGCTTGCCCCTCCCCCAGCCACAGCCAAGCATCTACATCACAG GAAATGTCAAGTGAGCCTCAAGCGAATTCTGGATTAAGCATCAAAAGTGTTTCACAAGAAAAACAATCAG GATCAGGGGATGAATAA